The nucleotide sequence GCACGATCACGCTGCCGCCGGTCGAGGTCACCCGGTCGGTGCCAGGCGTGGGCCGGGTCGGCGGAACCGTCACGTTCGGCCCCGGCCACGCCGAGGGCTCGGTGTCCGGCGGCTTCTCCGGCTCGGCGACCTGGCCGGTGAGGCTCTCCGACGTCCGCGTCAACGGGGTGCCGTTCGACGTCGGCCCGGAATGCGGCACGGCCGAGCCGGTGACGACCGGATGGACCTCGGGCGAGTTCGCCGCGGGCCGGGGCGGCCGGCTCGAATCGACCTACGCGATCGGCGCCTTCGAGAACTGCGGTGCGGCGACGCCGCTCATCAACGGGTTCGTGCCGGGTGACGGCAACACCCTGACCCTCGACCTCACCCCGGCTTAGAGGGCGCGCAGGCCGGCCAGGACGCGTTCCATGAACTCGCGGGACGACCGGTCACCGAGGATCAGCTCGGTCTGGTGGATCAGCACCAGGCCGATGTCGGCCATGTCGCCGACCAGCACCTTCACCACGCCCAGGGGCAGCCGCAGGTGCGCGGCGATCTCCGCCACGGACCGGGTGTCCAGGCACAGGTCGCAGATCCGGCGGTGCTCGACCGAGCGGACCCCGCGGTAGCGGCGCCCGTCGTCGGACGTCGAGACCAGCGCCTCCAGCGCCAGGTTGTGGTCGGACCGCGTGCGCCCGCCCGTGCGGGTGTACGGGCGGACCCGCGAACCCGGCGAAGCGACGGGCACCGGGCTCGCCACCCGGGCCGGCTCGTTCCAGGCCGGGTCCTCCCACGGTTCCGGGTGCGGGATCCAGCGGGTCTCCGGGTCCGGCGGGGGCGTCCAGTCGGCGGGCGGCGGCGGGGTCCACGCGGGTGGAGGTGCCGCCTGCCGCGAAACGGGTGCGGGCGGGGCCGCCGGGTGCGCGGGCCGCGCCACCGGGGCGGGCGGCCGCGGCGCGGGCGGGCGCGGTGCGGGCGGACGCGGGGCAGGCGGGTGGACCGGCGGCCGCGGCGGAGCGGGCGAGCGCGCACCCCGCGGCGGGGTCCACGCCGGCTCCAGCGGCGGGGGTTCCGGCTCGAACCGGTCCCCGTCCTGCCACTCCGGCTCGACGGGGTCGTAGCCGTCCTCGGCTACTACCGGCGAGTGCGTGCTCTGGTAGCCGAAGGGATCCGGGCGGCCGTGGTCATCGCCGCCGGACTCCGGCGAGCGGCCCTGGTAACCCGCGGATTCCGGACGGCCGTAGTCAACGCTGCCGAACTCCGCCGAACGCTCGCCCTGGTAACCGAGGGGATCCGGGCGGCCGTGGTCATCGCCGAACTCCGGCGAGCGCGGGCCCTGATAACCCACCGGATCCGGACGGGCGTGATCGTCGCCACCGGGCTCCGGCAAGCGGCGGCGACCCTGGTAGCCGCCGAACGCCGGGCGGGCGGGCTCGTCGCCGGTCTCCGGTGCGTACTCGCCCTGATAACCCGTGGACTCGCGGCGGTCGTAACCGCCGCCGGTGTACTCCGCTGAGC is from Amycolatopsis mediterranei and encodes:
- a CDS encoding DUF742 domain-containing protein, which gives rise to MRISGFDDPDSSGWDALHRGTEREGFDSPSKFDMSTLSMIMPKRKPARPQPDPQGYTDEDTREWGSSSDDDDYEAPSPDFTGDDDDEPTGRRARRSASRSREYVADEPARPEPRALPGRRSAEYTGGGYDRRESTGYQGEYAPETGDEPARPAFGGYQGRRRLPEPGGDDHARPDPVGYQGPRSPEFGDDHGRPDPLGYQGERSAEFGSVDYGRPESAGYQGRSPESGGDDHGRPDPFGYQSTHSPVVAEDGYDPVEPEWQDGDRFEPEPPPLEPAWTPPRGARSPAPPRPPVHPPAPRPPAPRPPAPRPPAPVARPAHPAAPPAPVSRQAAPPPAWTPPPPADWTPPPDPETRWIPHPEPWEDPAWNEPARVASPVPVASPGSRVRPYTRTGGRTRSDHNLALEALVSTSDDGRRYRGVRSVEHRRICDLCLDTRSVAEIAAHLRLPLGVVKVLVGDMADIGLVLIHQTELILGDRSSREFMERVLAGLRAL